The following proteins are co-located in the Lachnospiraceae bacterium genome:
- a CDS encoding trypsin-like serine protease: protein MNDSEKKAPPKRRGRIFLFALCSAVLLGLLLGSGIFVLTRHQAKAASQFSLADQGYSGNSFQKLLSLVQDNNAISETCERVQRSVVTLVVEGFYEGSYGQGLGSGVIFKEENDHLFVITNAHVVANAESIYLYTFTGDMVELQLVGADTESDLAVVSIDRSKLSEEVSSQLTIAELGDSDQLRSGQLAIAIGSPHQITYQNSVTVGVISYPKREIKLSETPSTYIQTDAAINPGNSGGPLFNEQGQVIGINSNKIALEDVEGIGFAIPINHAQEVVNALLKEGFVQYLTLGGIDESSFLSESLAGLYHVPAGLVVHHIRSGSSAEKQGLRSGDIITEINGQSLTSMEDVNEILLSCEVGDTVLVTVIQGRNASAPLSIRLVLEPLDDDTDPSGGFWGDSNSQPPTFR, encoded by the coding sequence ATGAACGATTCCGAAAAAAAAGCGCCCCCTAAACGAAGAGGCCGTATTTTTTTATTCGCTCTCTGCTCGGCTGTTCTCCTTGGCCTCCTTCTCGGCAGCGGCATTTTCGTGCTGACCCGCCATCAGGCCAAGGCGGCCTCGCAGTTTTCACTCGCTGATCAGGGGTACAGCGGAAATTCCTTTCAAAAACTACTTTCTTTAGTTCAGGATAACAACGCCATTTCCGAAACCTGTGAACGCGTCCAGCGCAGCGTTGTCACCCTTGTGGTTGAAGGGTTTTATGAGGGCTCCTATGGCCAGGGCCTGGGCTCCGGCGTTATTTTCAAAGAAGAAAACGACCATTTATTTGTCATCACCAATGCGCATGTAGTGGCCAATGCGGAATCCATCTATCTCTATACCTTTACCGGCGATATGGTAGAGCTGCAGCTGGTCGGCGCCGATACGGAGTCCGATCTTGCCGTTGTTTCCATCGACAGATCCAAGCTTTCTGAAGAAGTGAGCAGCCAGCTGACCATCGCAGAGCTCGGCGACAGCGATCAGCTGCGCTCCGGCCAGCTTGCAATTGCCATTGGCAGCCCTCATCAGATTACTTATCAAAACTCTGTAACCGTCGGCGTAATCAGCTACCCTAAGCGCGAGATCAAGCTATCCGAGACGCCCAGCACCTATATCCAGACTGACGCTGCCATTAACCCCGGCAACTCAGGCGGTCCTCTTTTTAATGAGCAGGGCCAGGTCATCGGCATCAATTCCAATAAAATCGCTTTAGAGGATGTGGAAGGAATTGGCTTTGCCATCCCGATCAATCATGCGCAGGAGGTTGTCAATGCCCTGTTAAAAGAAGGCTTTGTACAGTATCTGACGCTTGGCGGCATCGATGAGTCCTCTTTTCTTTCTGAATCCTTAGCCGGATTATATCATGTCCCGGCCGGCCTCGTTGTACATCACATTCGTTCGGGCAGCTCGGCTGAGAAGCAGGGCCTCCGCTCCGGCGATATCATTACAGAAATCAACGGCCAGTCCCTCACCTCCATGGAGGATGTCAATGAAATCCTTCTCTCCTGTGAGGTCGGCGACACGGTTCTCGTGACGGTCATTCAAGGCCGCAATGCTTCTGCCCCTCTCTCTATCCGCCTCGTCCTCGAGCCCTTGGATGACGATACAGATCCATCCGGCGGATTCTGGGGCGACAGCAATTCGCAGCCTCCCACCTTCCGTTAA
- the fabG gene encoding 3-oxoacyl-[acyl-carrier-protein] reductase, with product MTLEGKTAIVTGGSRGIGRAIALKLAQQGAKVAIVYAGNTQAAEQTVSELAALGSEAKAYQCNVADFEAVKQLCKTMLQELGPVDILVNNAGIVRDKLVPLMKEEDFDAVLATNLKGAFNMTKNLYSNFIRKKSGRIINITSVVGLMGNAGQANYAAAKAGLIGFSKSVAKELASKNVTCNCIAPGFIETDMTAQLDEKMKDLYAQSIPLKRMGKAEEIAELAAFLASEAAGYITGEVIRIDGGLCM from the coding sequence ATGACTTTAGAAGGAAAGACGGCCATTGTCACCGGCGGATCCCGGGGGATTGGCAGGGCGATTGCACTTAAGCTTGCGCAGCAGGGCGCCAAGGTGGCGATTGTGTATGCCGGCAATACGCAGGCAGCGGAGCAGACGGTTTCGGAGCTTGCGGCGCTGGGCAGCGAGGCCAAGGCATATCAGTGCAATGTGGCTGATTTTGAGGCGGTTAAGCAGCTTTGCAAGACGATGCTGCAGGAGCTGGGGCCGGTTGATATCTTGGTGAATAATGCCGGAATCGTCAGAGATAAGCTCGTTCCGCTGATGAAGGAGGAGGATTTTGACGCTGTGCTGGCGACCAATTTAAAGGGCGCTTTTAATATGACGAAAAATCTGTACTCCAATTTTATTCGAAAAAAAAGCGGACGCATCATCAATATTACTTCGGTGGTAGGACTGATGGGCAATGCCGGGCAGGCGAATTATGCGGCGGCCAAGGCGGGGCTGATCGGATTCAGCAAGTCGGTAGCCAAGGAGCTGGCTAGTAAAAATGTCACCTGCAACTGCATTGCGCCGGGCTTTATTGAAACGGATATGACGGCGCAGCTGGACGAAAAAATGAAGGATTTATATGCACAGAGCATTCCGCTTAAGCGCATGGGGAAGGCTGAGGAGATCGCTGAGCTGGCAGCATTTCTGGCGTCTGAAGCGGCCGGATACATTACGGGAGAGGTCATCCGTATAGACGGCGGTCTGTGCATGTGA
- a CDS encoding SpoIIE family protein phosphatase: protein MAEELKIAAYALSSTGKELNLDNMYVNGRYVNVGSDTQSVFNKISHADFQIYGVCDSEIGTDDSRERGAANSNAVMQMFQHLQTTLTDVGKIEKERIWDALVETNRAFKRQKNDALLDEMGSSFAGLFLHGNRGLAVHLGDSRIYVVRGGRMLQITDDHLESSDMYRLGVISQSQAEVHKGSSHLTAYLGMDDIYDAKEEAFSKYFVFYPGDTFLICTDGVSDAISNEEMERMIRLLKDASIDTLATMIMKAATDHSEDDMTLMVLRVEEAPGEAPKRGTSTIPRKENFEKKTRPSGEDTSRQSLLSKIPKGVRKTEPEDENIDFDASPDSRPTPARLSPRPRTLSPLQEDPIYDDEDDQESILDRLLSNRKQLALLIGGAVVVILLLIIIISAFSKEDTPQNSSSAPNLESSTLIDSNISNNSDASSPDNSSNSNNSQDSQSQQNSGDSSSPDSSSPNSSEPNSSAVTTVQDYTVEDGDYFSSIVLYFYDSADVSLMEAFAAYNDMTLDTPLYPGMVLKVPPVEELNQ, encoded by the coding sequence ATGGCTGAAGAATTAAAAATTGCGGCGTATGCCCTTTCTTCAACGGGAAAAGAATTAAACCTCGACAACATGTATGTAAACGGACGGTATGTAAATGTCGGTTCTGATACGCAATCCGTCTTTAATAAAATCTCTCACGCAGATTTTCAAATTTACGGCGTGTGCGATTCCGAAATCGGCACAGACGATTCGCGTGAACGCGGCGCTGCGAACAGCAATGCCGTCATGCAAATGTTTCAGCACCTGCAGACAACCCTGACCGATGTAGGCAAAATTGAAAAGGAGCGCATCTGGGATGCTTTGGTAGAGACCAATCGTGCATTTAAGCGCCAGAAAAATGATGCGCTGCTCGATGAGATGGGCTCTTCTTTTGCCGGACTCTTCCTGCATGGCAACCGCGGATTGGCCGTTCATTTAGGCGACAGCCGCATCTACGTTGTCCGCGGCGGACGCATGCTGCAAATCACGGATGACCATTTAGAATCCAGCGATATGTATCGTCTGGGCGTCATTTCCCAGTCTCAGGCTGAGGTTCACAAAGGTTCTTCCCATCTGACCGCTTATTTGGGAATGGATGATATCTATGATGCTAAGGAGGAAGCCTTCTCCAAATATTTCGTTTTCTATCCCGGCGATACTTTCCTTATCTGCACAGACGGCGTGTCCGATGCCATTTCCAACGAAGAGATGGAGCGCATGATTCGCCTTTTAAAGGATGCTTCCATAGACACGCTTGCTACCATGATCATGAAAGCGGCGACCGACCACAGCGAAGACGATATGACCCTTATGGTGCTTCGTGTGGAGGAGGCTCCCGGAGAGGCTCCCAAACGCGGCACCTCTACCATTCCGAGAAAAGAAAACTTTGAGAAGAAGACCCGGCCAAGCGGAGAGGACACATCTCGTCAGAGTCTCCTCTCTAAGATTCCCAAGGGCGTGCGCAAGACAGAACCGGAGGATGAGAATATCGATTTTGACGCTTCCCCTGACTCTAGGCCTACGCCGGCTCGTCTTTCCCCTCGTCCCCGTACGCTTTCTCCTTTGCAGGAGGATCCCATTTACGATGATGAAGACGATCAGGAAAGCATTTTAGACCGCCTTCTGAGCAACCGTAAGCAGCTGGCTCTTTTGATTGGCGGCGCCGTCGTCGTGATTCTTCTCTTGATTATCATTATTTCCGCTTTCAGCAAGGAGGACACGCCGCAGAATTCTTCTTCGGCTCCTAATTTGGAAAGCAGCACCCTGATTGACTCTAATATTTCGAATAACAGCGATGCTTCTTCTCCTGATAATTCCTCCAATTCCAACAATTCACAGGATTCACAGAGCCAGCAAAATTCAGGCGATTCTTCCTCTCCTGACAGCAGCTCTCCTAATTCCTCTGAGCCTAATTCCTCTGCTGTTACCACGGTACAGGATTATACGGTAGAAGATGGCGATTATTTCTCCAGTATCGTTTTATATTTCTATGACAGCGCTGATGTATCATTGATGGAAGCTTTTGCTGCATATAATGATATGACGCTTGATACCCCTCTTTATCCCGGTATGGTACTCAAGGTACCTCCGGTTGAAGAGCTAAACCAATAA
- the fabF gene encoding beta-ketoacyl-ACP synthase II — MERRVVITGLGAVTPVGNTAKETWEGLQQGRRGIDHITKFDTAEYKVTVAAEVKDFDPLVCMDKSEARRTDLNCQYALAAAKEAMEDSGLGQEGQIDPERLGVYIGSGIGGIQTLVSETEKLLKSGPKRISPYLVTMMISNMATGLVAIEYQAKGPTLPIVTACATSSHAVGEAYRAIHHGYADAIIAGGTEAAITPIAIAGFTNCMALSKNPDPATACIPFDARRDGFVMGEGAGILVLEELSHAQARGAHIYCEITGYGNTDDAHHITAPDPEADGITRAIRMAAEQSGLQTAEGLYINAHGTSTPLNDSSETLAFKKALGEEGARQAAISSTKSMTGHMLGATGAVEACVCAYALRDGKIPPTLGLEQPDPACDLDYTPGTEAKDFDGKWAMSTNLGFGGHNACLVFHKYENGDV, encoded by the coding sequence ATGGAGCGCAGAGTAGTCATCACAGGGCTGGGAGCCGTAACCCCTGTGGGAAATACGGCGAAGGAAACATGGGAAGGCCTGCAGCAGGGACGCCGCGGGATCGACCATATTACTAAATTTGATACGGCGGAGTATAAAGTAACAGTAGCGGCCGAGGTCAAGGACTTTGATCCGCTGGTATGTATGGATAAGAGCGAGGCGCGCCGTACGGATCTGAACTGCCAGTATGCGCTGGCGGCGGCCAAGGAGGCCATGGAGGACAGCGGCCTAGGTCAGGAGGGACAGATCGATCCCGAGCGGCTGGGCGTCTATATCGGCAGCGGTATCGGCGGGATCCAGACGCTGGTCTCTGAGACGGAGAAGCTTTTAAAAAGCGGGCCGAAGAGGATTTCTCCGTATCTGGTGACGATGATGATCAGCAACATGGCCACGGGACTCGTAGCGATTGAGTATCAGGCGAAGGGGCCAACCCTGCCGATTGTAACGGCCTGTGCAACCTCCAGCCATGCGGTGGGAGAAGCGTACAGAGCCATTCATCACGGCTATGCAGACGCGATCATTGCCGGCGGCACGGAGGCCGCAATTACGCCGATTGCCATTGCCGGCTTTACCAATTGTATGGCGCTGAGCAAAAACCCAGACCCTGCCACGGCCTGCATCCCGTTCGATGCACGGCGCGATGGATTTGTCATGGGAGAGGGCGCCGGCATTTTGGTGCTGGAGGAGCTTTCTCATGCGCAGGCCAGGGGCGCGCATATCTACTGTGAGATTACAGGCTACGGCAATACGGACGATGCGCATCATATCACGGCGCCTGATCCGGAGGCCGATGGCATTACTCGTGCGATTCGCATGGCGGCAGAGCAAAGTGGGCTGCAGACGGCGGAAGGGCTGTATATCAATGCACATGGCACCTCCACACCTCTAAATGACAGCAGCGAGACGCTTGCCTTTAAAAAGGCGCTCGGAGAAGAGGGCGCACGGCAGGCGGCCATCAGCTCCACGAAGTCTATGACGGGCCATATGCTGGGCGCCACGGGCGCAGTAGAGGCATGCGTATGCGCGTATGCGCTGCGCGATGGCAAGATCCCTCCGACGCTTGGTCTGGAGCAGCCGGATCCGGCCTGTGATCTGGATTATACGCCGGGCACGGAGGCAAAGGACTTTGACGGAAAATGGGCGATGTCTACCAATTTAGGCTTTGGCGGGCATAATGCCTGTCTGGTGTTTCATAAGTATGAGAATGGAGACGTCTGA
- a CDS encoding ACP S-malonyltransferase yields MAKIGLLFAGQGAQYPGMGRDFYEQNDAAQRIFRIADQQRPGTSAQCFAGTKEELSVTVNTQPCVFAVDLAIAEALAFAGVKAEAVAGFSLGELAALTFAGAFSAEEGFRLVQKRAQLMQEAAEAHPSQMAAVLKLPAETVEAICREVGDVYPVNYNCPGQVAVAGAAGKMAAFTERVKAAKGRAVVLPVSGGFHSPFMKTAAEGFAAELAQIEMKTPKISVYANQTAQPYTEGEAMKQTLAAQIESPVLWQKALENMMESGIDTMIEVGPGKTLFGFVQRLAPDFAVYHCDTMESLQAIISEL; encoded by the coding sequence ATGGCTAAGATAGGTTTATTATTTGCAGGGCAGGGCGCTCAGTACCCGGGTATGGGACGTGACTTTTATGAGCAAAACGACGCAGCGCAGCGCATCTTTCGGATCGCGGATCAGCAGCGGCCCGGCACAAGCGCGCAGTGCTTTGCCGGCACCAAGGAAGAGCTTTCCGTAACAGTCAACACGCAGCCCTGTGTGTTCGCCGTCGATCTGGCGATTGCCGAGGCGCTTGCCTTTGCCGGCGTCAAGGCGGAGGCCGTGGCCGGCTTCTCGCTCGGCGAGCTGGCAGCGCTCACCTTTGCCGGTGCATTCTCCGCAGAGGAGGGCTTCCGGCTGGTACAGAAAAGAGCGCAGCTCATGCAGGAGGCTGCCGAGGCGCATCCCAGTCAGATGGCTGCTGTGCTGAAGCTGCCGGCAGAGACCGTCGAGGCGATCTGCCGCGAAGTGGGCGATGTGTATCCGGTCAACTATAATTGTCCCGGGCAGGTGGCCGTGGCCGGCGCGGCCGGCAAGATGGCGGCGTTTACCGAGAGGGTCAAGGCAGCCAAGGGCCGGGCAGTTGTGCTACCGGTGAGCGGAGGCTTTCATAGCCCGTTCATGAAAACGGCAGCGGAGGGCTTTGCGGCAGAGCTGGCGCAGATCGAGATGAAAACGCCGAAAATAAGCGTGTATGCCAATCAGACAGCGCAGCCCTATACAGAGGGCGAGGCGATGAAGCAGACGCTGGCAGCGCAGATTGAGAGTCCGGTGCTCTGGCAGAAAGCGCTGGAAAATATGATGGAGAGCGGCATTGATACGATGATCGAGGTGGGTCCCGGCAAAACGCTGTTTGGGTTTGTGCAGCGGCTGGCGCCGGATTTTGCCGTATATCACTGTGATACAATGGAGAGCCTGCAGGCCATCATCAGTGAGCTATAA
- a CDS encoding metallophosphoesterase, whose translation MRYLILSDTHGHTRDACLLVEQWHTLIDGVWHLGDHARDLHFLKRQYDHAFQLAFSGVAGNCDPLSAAPNERIFDCEGCRVLMCHGHLHHVKSGLSYLRQKAQDASANIVLFGHTHIPFYLNENGVLYLNPGSLTAPRGGSHAGYALLEISSGKATATLMDYSNFS comes from the coding sequence ATGCGCTACTTGATTCTCAGCGATACGCACGGGCATACGCGCGATGCCTGCTTGTTAGTGGAACAATGGCATACGCTTATCGATGGCGTATGGCACTTGGGGGATCATGCCCGTGATCTTCATTTTTTGAAACGGCAGTATGATCATGCTTTTCAGCTAGCCTTCAGCGGTGTGGCCGGCAACTGTGACCCTCTTAGCGCCGCGCCTAATGAACGCATTTTTGACTGTGAGGGCTGCCGCGTACTGATGTGTCACGGACATCTGCATCATGTTAAAAGTGGGCTTTCTTATCTGCGCCAAAAGGCGCAGGATGCCTCGGCAAATATCGTTCTTTTCGGTCATACACACATTCCTTTTTACCTTAACGAAAACGGAGTTCTGTATCTGAATCCCGGATCGCTGACAGCGCCGCGGGGCGGCAGCCATGCAGGATATGCACTTCTGGAGATATCTTCCGGAAAGGCGACTGCCACATTGATGGATTATTCTAATTTTAGCTAA
- a CDS encoding DeoR family transcriptional regulator yields MKLTVWIFEPHPPTALQMKKAWQTVGGAEVLLFSALPAPDFTPFPDLFMAELQSHRDEVTQLLLALRQSASTDFLPVTADTSAATFTCAQQLGAIDYILKPFTLRRLHRSLRRYLALKQGLSASSILTQAELDQFFFSGERRKLLMPASLSDAEQIGFQRMLMALLRQRQLTVSEAASLLAVSHVTARKYLELVAAAGYAAKRPVYGAAGRPYYLYQLTTSEEL; encoded by the coding sequence ATGAAACTAACGGTTTGGATTTTCGAGCCCCATCCCCCGACCGCTCTCCAGATGAAAAAAGCCTGGCAGACGGTAGGCGGTGCCGAGGTTCTGCTGTTTTCAGCGCTTCCTGCGCCTGACTTCACTCCATTCCCCGATCTTTTCATGGCCGAACTTCAATCCCATCGTGACGAGGTGACGCAGCTCCTTCTTGCGCTGCGCCAGTCAGCCAGTACCGATTTTCTCCCCGTCACTGCCGATACCTCCGCCGCTACCTTTACATGCGCGCAGCAGCTCGGCGCCATCGATTACATCCTAAAGCCCTTTACTCTGCGCAGGCTTCATCGGAGCCTGCGGCGTTATCTGGCCCTCAAGCAGGGCCTCTCTGCCAGCTCAATTCTGACACAGGCAGAGCTGGATCAGTTCTTTTTTTCCGGCGAGCGCCGGAAGCTGCTCATGCCTGCCTCCCTTTCGGATGCTGAACAGATCGGCTTTCAGCGTATGCTTATGGCATTGCTGCGCCAGCGGCAGCTCACCGTCTCGGAGGCTGCTTCACTGCTGGCTGTTTCGCATGTGACGGCGCGTAAGTATCTGGAACTTGTGGCGGCCGCAGGGTATGCCGCCAAGCGGCCTGTATACGGCGCGGCCGGACGGCCTTATTATCTTTATCAATTAACTACATCGGAGGAACTATGA
- the fabK gene encoding enoyl-[acyl-carrier-protein] reductase FabK: MIKTSICELLGIQYPIFQGGMAWIADSSLAAAVSNAGGLGIIAAMNADAAWLREQIHEVRRLTDKPFGVNVMLMSPFVEEVAQLVMEEKVPVVITGAGNPAKYVKDWKAAGIKVIPVVASVALAKMMAKRGVDAVIAEGGESGGHVGDLTTMVLVPQVVDAVDIPVLAAGGIGDGRGIAAAFMLGAEGVQVGTRFLVAHECTVHPAYKQRILKAKDIDTMVTGRRLGHPVRAIRNAFTKEYLKKEYNSNISDEELERMGAGSLRKAAVEGNEQDGTFLAGQIAAMVTKEQPAAEIIQEMFEEAEQVLGGAAKWLR, from the coding sequence ATGATTAAAACGTCGATTTGTGAGTTATTGGGAATTCAGTATCCCATTTTTCAGGGTGGCATGGCATGGATCGCCGACAGCAGCCTGGCGGCCGCCGTATCCAATGCCGGAGGGCTGGGCATTATTGCGGCAATGAATGCAGATGCGGCCTGGCTGCGGGAGCAGATTCACGAGGTGCGCCGTCTGACCGATAAGCCCTTTGGCGTCAATGTGATGCTGATGAGCCCCTTTGTAGAGGAAGTAGCGCAGCTGGTGATGGAGGAAAAGGTGCCGGTCGTGATCACAGGCGCCGGGAATCCGGCTAAATATGTAAAGGACTGGAAGGCAGCCGGGATCAAAGTTATACCGGTGGTTGCGTCGGTAGCACTTGCTAAGATGATGGCCAAGCGAGGCGTCGATGCCGTCATTGCAGAGGGCGGTGAATCCGGCGGACATGTGGGCGATTTGACGACGATGGTACTGGTTCCGCAGGTGGTAGACGCTGTGGATATTCCGGTGCTGGCCGCAGGCGGCATCGGCGATGGCCGCGGTATAGCAGCAGCCTTCATGCTGGGAGCAGAGGGCGTACAGGTGGGAACGCGCTTTTTGGTCGCTCATGAATGTACAGTGCATCCCGCTTATAAGCAGCGAATCCTAAAAGCGAAGGACATCGACACCATGGTGACGGGCCGCCGTTTGGGGCATCCGGTGCGTGCCATCCGCAATGCTTTCACCAAGGAATACCTAAAAAAAGAATATAACAGCAATATTTCCGATGAAGAGCTGGAGCGCATGGGCGCCGGTTCGCTGCGTAAGGCGGCGGTGGAGGGCAATGAGCAGGACGGCACATTTCTGGCCGGTCAGATTGCCGCGATGGTCACAAAGGAGCAGCCGGCAGCGGAGATCATCCAAGAGATGTTTGAAGAAGCAGAGCAGGTGCTGGGAGGCGCGGCAAAATGGCTAAGATAG
- a CDS encoding rhodanese-like domain-containing protein — translation MPYYQTISCQQAWQLIHSRYGCRILDVRDPAEFAEGHIRGAVNIPLHSVPHRASALFPGRRQPLLVYCGSGARSLPAAQVLSVMGYTRIYNLRDGLQHWPYELWQG, via the coding sequence ATGCCATACTATCAGACTATCAGCTGTCAGCAGGCCTGGCAGCTGATTCACAGCCGCTATGGATGCCGCATTTTAGACGTACGGGATCCCGCTGAATTTGCCGAAGGCCATATTCGCGGCGCTGTCAACATCCCTCTTCATAGCGTTCCTCACCGGGCGTCTGCGCTTTTTCCCGGCCGCCGTCAGCCTCTTCTGGTTTACTGCGGCAGCGGTGCTCGCAGCCTCCCGGCCGCACAGGTTCTTTCTGTCATGGGCTATACCCGCATCTATAATCTTCGGGACGGTCTACAGCACTGGCCCTATGAACTCTGGCAGGGCTAA
- the rdgB gene encoding RdgB/HAM1 family non-canonical purine NTP pyrophosphatase: MKTIILATQNAGKAREFKELTGGVCEVLTMAEAGVCLDIDETGTTFAENARIKARTVWQARAAAGFHDTVISDDSGIEIDFLDKKPGIYSSRWLGEDTPYTEKNQIVLDLLAAAPEEKRTARYVCAMSAVLPDGSELSVLETVEGRIAYEAKGENGFGYDPIFLIPQTGLTFAEMSAEAKHAISHRGKALRSLLQLLNAAGIV, translated from the coding sequence ATGAAAACAATTATTTTGGCAACCCAAAATGCGGGCAAAGCCCGTGAATTCAAGGAACTGACAGGCGGTGTCTGCGAGGTCCTGACCATGGCGGAAGCCGGTGTCTGTCTGGATATTGACGAAACGGGAACGACCTTTGCTGAGAATGCGCGGATCAAGGCGCGGACTGTCTGGCAGGCGCGCGCAGCGGCCGGATTTCACGACACAGTTATCTCGGATGATTCGGGAATTGAGATTGATTTTCTGGATAAAAAGCCCGGCATTTATTCGTCTCGCTGGCTTGGCGAGGACACGCCGTATACGGAAAAAAATCAAATAGTACTGGATCTGCTTGCCGCTGCTCCCGAGGAAAAACGCACGGCCCGCTATGTCTGCGCTATGTCTGCGGTTTTGCCCGATGGAAGCGAGCTCTCTGTTCTGGAGACGGTCGAGGGCCGCATCGCATATGAAGCTAAAGGGGAAAACGGGTTTGGATACGATCCTATTTTCCTGATCCCCCAGACGGGCCTTACCTTTGCTGAAATGTCAGCGGAGGCCAAGCATGCCATCTCGCACCGCGGCAAGGCGCTGCGCTCGCTTCTGCAGCTTTTAAATGCTGCCGGCATTGTGTGA
- a CDS encoding ketoacyl-ACP synthase III, whose translation MGFTSFTLLGTGSRLPKQAVTNDELSTFLDTSDEWIRTRTGIRRRHLLKEEKLIDIALPAAQQALESSGTKAEELDLIICSTLQGDFVSPAFACVVQKYLGATCPAFDINAACSGFVYALDVAAGYFARGRVKKVLVIAAEAMSRFVDWSERSTCVLFGDGCGAVVLGEGDDLLSIRLTADGNDQSLVIPHEKGSCPYTQPQGAASVLAMDGQEVFKFAVSSICRDITAVTEEAGITPEDLDFMVLHQANQRIMEAAARRLKMPPEKVPSVIAETGNVSSACIPIVLDELNRSGKLANSRYIALAGFGAGFTTGACVLRCHK comes from the coding sequence ATGGGCTTTACAAGCTTTACGCTGTTAGGAACAGGGAGCCGGCTGCCGAAGCAGGCAGTGACGAATGATGAACTCAGTACCTTTTTAGACACCAGCGATGAATGGATCCGGACGCGCACCGGAATTCGGCGGCGGCATCTGCTTAAGGAGGAGAAGCTGATCGATATTGCGCTGCCGGCTGCACAGCAGGCGCTGGAGAGCAGCGGCACAAAGGCGGAGGAGCTGGACCTGATTATTTGCAGCACGCTGCAGGGAGATTTTGTTTCGCCGGCCTTTGCCTGCGTAGTACAGAAATATCTGGGCGCTACCTGTCCGGCCTTTGATATCAATGCAGCCTGTTCTGGATTTGTCTATGCGCTGGATGTGGCAGCTGGATACTTTGCCAGGGGCCGCGTCAAAAAGGTACTTGTGATCGCAGCAGAGGCAATGAGCCGTTTTGTAGACTGGAGCGAGCGCAGTACCTGCGTGCTTTTTGGAGATGGCTGCGGAGCGGTGGTGCTGGGCGAGGGCGATGACCTGCTTTCGATTCGCCTCACGGCAGACGGCAATGATCAGTCGCTGGTGATTCCGCATGAAAAGGGCAGCTGCCCGTATACACAGCCGCAGGGCGCGGCCTCCGTACTGGCCATGGATGGCCAGGAGGTATTTAAGTTTGCGGTGAGCTCCATTTGCCGGGATATCACGGCGGTCACGGAGGAAGCCGGCATTACGCCGGAGGATCTGGATTTTATGGTGCTGCATCAGGCCAATCAGCGCATCATGGAAGCGGCTGCGCGGCGCCTGAAAATGCCGCCGGAAAAAGTGCCCAGTGTGATTGCAGAGACAGGAAATGTATCTTCGGCCTGCATCCCCATTGTATTGGATGAATTAAACCGAAGCGGAAAACTTGCTAATAGCCGGTATATAGCCCTGGCGGGGTTTGGAGCCGGTTTTACCACCGGAGCCTGCGTGCTGCGGTGTCATAAATAA
- a CDS encoding winged helix DNA-binding protein: MGSERFVKELNQLLVSTYQTIEKMERKMICKGSAAAARLSMAEIHLIEAVGRGKERKTISAIAERLNITLASVTVGVNKLVKKELLQKKRSEKDGRVIYVSLTSKGRAVYQRHTDFHMSMVKYIALGLTKEEQYAMLRGIQKLRDFFAGKTEV; encoded by the coding sequence ATGGGAAGCGAACGATTTGTTAAAGAGTTGAATCAATTGTTGGTATCCACCTATCAGACAATTGAAAAGATGGAGCGGAAAATGATCTGCAAAGGAAGCGCAGCCGCTGCGCGGCTCTCGATGGCAGAGATTCATTTGATTGAGGCAGTCGGCAGAGGAAAGGAACGCAAGACGATCTCAGCGATTGCAGAGCGGTTAAATATTACGTTGGCATCGGTCACGGTGGGCGTGAATAAACTGGTAAAAAAAGAACTGCTGCAGAAAAAGCGAAGCGAGAAGGATGGCCGTGTGATCTATGTGAGCCTGACAAGTAAAGGCAGGGCTGTTTACCAGCGGCATACAGATTTTCATATGAGCATGGTGAAATATATTGCTTTGGGGCTGACAAAAGAAGAACAATATGCTATGCTTAGGGGCATACAGAAGCTGCGGGATTTTTTCGCCGGAAAAACGGAGGTTTAG
- a CDS encoding acyl carrier protein, which produces MMSILERINKILVEQDITENTVTMETTFDELDIDSLAVVDLTMSCEEEFDIELDIDSESVPKTIGDMVEKIAELTGEEA; this is translated from the coding sequence ATCATGAGCATTTTAGAAAGAATCAACAAAATCTTAGTGGAGCAGGACATTACCGAGAATACGGTGACGATGGAAACCACGTTTGATGAGCTGGACATCGATAGCCTGGCGGTCGTTGATCTGACCATGAGCTGTGAAGAGGAGTTCGATATTGAGCTGGATATCGACTCAGAAAGCGTGCCCAAGACGATTGGCGACATGGTAGAGAAGATCGCAGAATTAACGGGCGAAGAAGCCTAA